The Lytechinus variegatus isolate NC3 chromosome 1, Lvar_3.0, whole genome shotgun sequence nucleotide sequence AAAAGAAGTTTTCATatcatttcttcaaattgtttttactcactcaagcatgaatgGGGAATCATTAAGTtgggccctgtaacacaaagcttagcaatgatcgttgaacatttttctacgattgattgcattggctATAATGTACACTCATTCATagaaatcaagcatacgatcaatCTCTAACCTTTGTGTAACCGGACCCAGATGAAAGAGGGGACTCAAAGCTCTACAATGATAGGTAACTTCTATATTGTATTTGTATTGTACTAAGTTTTTATAAATCATTGATACgagttttgttgttgttgatattgTTTTGCAGTTGAGCCAGAGATACTTAAAGCAGCTGAAGAAACCAGATTTTATTAATGTCAAGCCAGCCCTCCTGGAAGGTATGTTTTTTAACTTTACTTTGTTCTACATTTCACTTTATCAATCTGTTTGATAACTCAAATAGATGTAGATATTTTAGTTCAAATATGTGATCATTATCTAATGGTTGCAAATTGGTTATTTGTTTACATTAATTGCCACTTTTCCCGTAAGCCGAACATTCTAATTTTGTGTCCCTGGCATTTTAGTTCCAATGTGTGATCTTTATCTAATGGGTGCgaattaattatttgtttacaTTAATTGACCCTTTTTTTGGAAGCCCAACCTTTTAATTTTGTGTCCCTATCATTTTAGTTCCAATTTGTGATCTTTATCTAATGGTTGCAAATTGATTATTTGTTTACATTAATTGCCAATTTTCCTGTAAGCccaacatttgaattttgtgtCCCTGGCAATTAATAGTTACTTTCTCCTGAGGGTCaagataaaaatcattatcagcTACCATTGTTAATGATTGCAAACTGAATTCAAACAGGAATCGCTGGAGCTTTAAAAGACTAAGCAATCATTCAGATATCGAgataattatgtacaatatgaaattCATGTCTCATGAGCTAACCATTATGTCCTTAAAAGAATATTCCTGTTGGCATAATCTTTGTGTGGTGCAAGCTGATTGTGCTGGTGCTCGCACGTTATTCGCTCAATGGTCTTTctcgtacatgtacatggtgtcTGGCAAAccttcatgatttatttttgttttcttgtcagAATATTTATCATTGGAGCAAGCAAAGGTAGCTCAATCAGAGGATGAACTTAGCAATGAAGATTACCAAGCATTATCAGGAAGAGAAGAAACAGATTTAGAGAGGATGATGGCTGAATGTGAATTTGCTATTGGCAATGCGGAGGCTTTCATTGAACGCTTAGCCAATGACTTGTCTGTTCTTGATGGGGTAGGTATAAGAAGGAAGTCTAAACATCTAACACAGATGATGATTTCATTGATAACTGTAACATAACAAATTAATGATGACAAAAATAAGAAGTTACAGAAAGcttgtatgtttttatttagGTTTCATTGTCATTTGCATGCTCACAATATGCTATTAAACCAACAGAAACACATTTATCATTGTTACATATCATTATTCGTATTCTTTTGATTTAATGCTTGTTGTACAACGCcgacttagcttgttgtacgcgatcaaatgggagactgaatgtcacacattcgtaccgttgcacacaagacgtaccatccaaaatgtaccattgcactgCTTtaagaggtgacgtcacaatgcgatttcattgaataaggtgacaatgcgcgtacagcccgctggctaaatgcgcaatgctgtccaagatcatgtgcgcttgtgggcccggcttgtgggattttgcttttcgctttcaatatttttgctcccttttcatagattactgcagggaaaaactcttgttttttcatattttcgctagattccgaggcgttgtacaacacaaatagcgaatattcttattcgtgcagtggtgcgagatttcgcttttggtgaaataaagaaacgctctattcacctcggctaacgcctcgttgaatagagcatctttctttcacctcatgctaaatctcgcaccattgcactcatgcctattcgctatttgtatattaatgCATTCTTCCATTACACCTCCAAACAAGTTTACTTTCAGTAAATTTTAAGTCTTTGACAAAGCCGCATACAAATTATTActgaatatcataaacaatTTTCCATGAAACTAATTGGACCTTCTTTATGTTTATGGGTAAATTGTTGGTTATGTATTTCAGTTCAAAttaactttccctttgatttCAGTGACAGTataaagtgacctttgacctttttttCTCCATCAGGCTAACATCCATTCCATCATAGAGTCTCAGCAGGAGGTTGCTAGACTTATGTTTCTTCTTGATGACAGTCTAAGAGAGGTCAATAAGGTGGAGTCTAGTCTTGATGAGTATGACAAGATGTTAGAGGTTGGTATATTCTCTTTATCAGGCATCAGGGAGCTTTAGATTTCTCATGAATATGGATGATAATGCAATGTTAATTGGAGAAGATTCTGTGTCATGGGGCTAGTCTGTTAAATCCTAATTCCTTATGTGTGTCATCCACAGAAAGATAGAACAAAGGAGCAGCAGAGGTTACTAAGTAgggctttgatttttttcccttcatgtTTTCTATTTATCTCCAGTTttgatatcatgataaagcAATTACTGTTCCTCATGTTTGTATGCCTCCTCCTGCTGTAGGTAGTTACTCAAGGCACTATATATTCAGGTCATCCATatgtgatataaaaataaaaaattatttgcagCACTGGTATACAGATAGGTGGGCTTGTGTTAGCAgttgcccaccccccccccctcaggtagaaaaagaaataaaaggaaaggaaaggggtaaaacatgaaaatattctcTGGATATTAGGTTAACGTCTCATTTGTAACAAGCCAATGAATggaaaatgtgatatttatcAAATGTTGAGCCACTAAATGGAAAagtaatatttttcaaatgttgaGGTTTGGAAATGCACTCCCATGATGAGGTAATACTGGTTATTctatttagcacaagaaagagTCATCAGTCATGCATAAGGTCATGCTTACAAACAGCTTTCTGTAACAGCCTCTTGTTTAAtacattaaacaaaatttttcCTGTCTCCAGGGTGTGCGGGTCCACATGGAGATCATGGAGCAGAAGGATTCTATGATCCAGATCCAGAGCCAGAATCACGGTCAGCTCCTGACAGCTGTAGAGACCATCATGCAGAAGCTGGACATGCCTCACCAGCAGCAGTTAGCCCTACTAGACAGGGATCTAGGATCACCCAAAGGCATCATGGACTGTACTGCTGCAGCTCAGGTTCTGCAGGAGAAGATGGATGCAGAGCTCTTACCAGGTATGTGTGAACTAGAAACTGTTCAACTGGACATGGATTAACTGAATTGATTGAGTATTCATTAATATAGGTCTGTGGAAACGGAAAATTCTATTTAGTAAATAAGTGCATGTAGCTATTTTCCTGTTGATATGTTTTCTTGAATTCAAATCGTGTTACAAGTACTTTTCTGAGTAATTGAGGATCTTTATGCCAGCTATTTGAGCAGATCTTGATAATGTTATGTCATTTTACGGTATTCGCGACCAAAACAGTATTTAACTTCGATTAATGATTTCTCAAATCCTTGCTAGTAGAaagattattattaatattttttattcttaaaaaatatttttccctttatttttgACTGCAGGTCTTGGCAAGATGAGGGCAGTGGTAGAACAAAGAGAACTCTTAACTAATCTACAGGAGAAATTTGCACAAAGGCTTGCCATACATCTCAATAACATCTTTATACAACAGGTAAGAATACATTTTAAATATTGATATCTTTAGGTGGGAAGTTAACTTATGTTTCGATTAAGCATAAAATCATGAATGCTGAAATTTGCAATTATTGTTTCATGACTCAAGGACCTCattgcatgaaaaataattttatggtAATTTACTATTGGATCGCAAAGATACCATAATAGTAATTCATATGCATCAGTGCCCAACATCTTGGAAATCTACTAGTTTGTGTGAAATGAACTGCAGATGTAAAATCTTGTATGTCATTTCCTTTTATACAGACCTATCAATATgcatcagaaaataatttatttaaaaatgtatacatacagtgtatttcatttgtttcattctATATTTGTCAAGATATTCCATGCATAAAagcaaatgtttttttaatctaataTAGAATTTTTAagaagtttttgtctcacctgcgaagcaaagtgagactataggcgccgcttttccgacggcgacggcggcggcggcgtcaacatcaaatcttaacctgaggttaagtttttgaaatgacatcataacttagaaaatatatggacctagttaataaaacttggccataaggttaatcaagtattactgaacatcctattagagtttcatgtcacatgaccaaggtcaaaggtcatttagggtcaatgaacttagaccatgttggaggaatcaacatcgaaatcttaacctgaggttaagtttttgaaatgtcatcataacttagaaaatatatggacctagttcatgaaacttggacataaggttaatcaagtatcaatgaacatcctgcatgagtttcacgtcacatgaccaaggtcaaaggtcatttagggtcaatgaactttggccgaattggggatatctgttgaattcccatcataactttgaaagtttatggatctgattcatgaaacttggacataatagtaatcaagcatcactgaacattttgtgcaagtttcaggtctcatgattaaggtcaaaggtcatttagggtcaatgaactttggccgaatcgggggtatctgttgaattaccatcataactttgaaagtttattggtctagttcgttaaacttggacattagagtaaccaagtatcactgaacatcctgtgcgtgtttcaggtcacatgtccaaggtcaaaggtcaatgaactttagccgaattggatgtatctgttgaattaccatcataactttgaaagtttatggatctgattcatgaaacttgtacataagagtaatcaagtatcactgaacatcctgttccagtttcaggtcacatgatcaaggtcaaaggtcatgtaaggtcaatgaactttggccatgttggggttttttgttgaataaccatcatatctctgtaagtttattggtctagttcataaaaagaggacataagagtaaccatgtatcactgaacatcttgtgcgagttagagtagtatgcaaagtcagcactgctgctatattgaaccgcgtgatgcaggtgagacggccagaggcattccacttgttactatAATCTGTAccaattgaaatgaattaagcTCCAGGcctcattcattttttaaaaatctatcaTCATATTTGATTTACTATTCAACTTTATGAATAATTGATATAAGATTAACTAGAACtatactatatatttttttctgattgcaGGGTGCAGACATGAGTGAGATGATGCTTACATTAGGTAATAGACTGACCCTTCCTAAGCATTTTACTTTCCATCGAGATCTCATTCCTTATGCTGAACTCATGCAGTGGCTTAGAAAGGCTGATCGCACAAGCTTTCAGCAACTAGGAAAAGTAAGTTTTGaagtaatgaaatattaaagattgaatggtttattttaaaataatgaaagtagCTACAAGTTTACCATATACATTGATGCTATAAAGTTAGTGAACCTctccacaaaatgcactccttcatgctgagtgctgaatgtagacaacaacaacaacaatgcaaTGTCGGGCTAACctagaaaaaacaaattttcacccgacttcacaattaaatatccaaaacatggcagaacttgaactcTTTTAAATGTGTTCATTTTCTGCTGGGGCTCTCTAACTTTATAGCACCACtttatgtacatatatgtaaacttatgaaaatattcaattatATATGTGAGCAATTAATACTCCAAAATAGtgatataaattattaaatGTTGGATGGAATATATTTGCCCAACATAGGAAGGGGACAGGTTCGCCAAGTAATGGAGAAGGTCTATGAGAGAAAGCTTCTGTAAAATAAACACTTAGATTTCGAACTATTTTTATCTTCCTCTCACTGTTCTGTCATTGTTAGATCTACACAGACAACCTGAAGAAGGTCTATGAGAGGGAGTTAAAGGACTTCTTTGAGAGAGCTAGACAAGCTGTCATGATGAAAGGAAAGACAACAGATATCAAGAAGTTTGGTCTGAAGGGAGATAAAGGCAGTGCAACCCCAGAACCATCCAGGAGCGGGACCAGGACCAAGGCCAGTACCCCATCACTCCAGGAGTTCTCGGCCAACCTGAAAGCAGCTGAGACAGACCTCAATGAGAAACAGAAATTTGACATGGTGAGTTTTGGTTTTAGGATTTTGTCTTCCTGTTTGTATTGTTCTTTGGAATGGGAAAGgatattattaataaaaatagttGAGTTTAAATgcaaggagaaaaaagaaggatataaataatgattgaGGAGGTGAGGAAGGAAGATAAGAGGAGGATGTAGAGAAGAAATTGGAGGAATATTAAGCtagaaaaaaaagggaggaGAAGGATTAGAAAAAGTAGGAGGAATAGTGAAAAGAAGTGGGACAAGGGttaggagaaggagaagaagaggaagaaaacaaaaaagaaagaaaggaagaaaagaaaaagattgaaagaaatggggaggaggaagaagaacatTAAGCGAAAAAAGGaataagaaggagaagaaagaagaggaggaagaatgaaagaaagaaaggaaggaaggaaggaagaaagaaagaaagaaagaaagaaaggaaagaaggaaggaaggagaagAGAAGAGGGTggaaggggaaaagaagaacaataagaaaaatcaaTAGAGGAGTTGGAGAAGAGGCAAGGAGAAGCTTTTTCTTATATAATTTGCtcaaagcttgaaaatgatCTTCACACTTTAAATGGCTCAAGAATATTTGTAAATTACATTCCTCCTTGTTTACAGATTCAGCCACAAAATGTACTCCCAGATATTTCTTGTAGATTTCTCATCTCCTGTAATTTACAAGGTTTCTATGGTTACACACCTGTATTGTAAGTTTCATAGATCCCTCTGATGTAAATTACCCACAAGAATTTCCTGTGTAATATACAACCTGTCAATCAATGAACCCTCAAAAGTTGGCTGACCTaacttttttcttcccttcactctcttttttccttttaattgcAATTTGATTTAATGTCATGTGCAGTGTAGAACTCACATTATATTTACATTACTGGATGTTGTATctctttgaaaattcaattattGTATTACTGGACTCTAGCAGCTATTATTCACAACCATAGTAATACACAAAACCTTATAATAAATGATTACAtcatgatgaaattttccgcattatgcttgtttgaaatTTCTATcttgattcaaatcaagatttttttgaggtggacttgacctttaaagaagaggaaaattaattaatttgtaatgGGGTATATATTAGTGTAttggtttatacatgtatgtttacgGGGACCCCTTTTTGTTTCTTCCTGTTCAATATTATTTGCTGCCACCACCCTCATTTTTTCCTTAGTTTTCTTTTCCCACCTCTCCTTGTTCCTGACcatcttttgtgtttttttttctttcttccattttgttgtcctatttttctttttgttctccCATTTCATTTACTTCCTGTTCTGCTTTCCTTTATACTTTCAGATTTTGCATTATAGcagtaaaatataaatcaatcaaCCAGAAGACACTGGCTTAAGattttaatatatttgtttatgtgCAGGTTTTCACCCAGCTTCTAAATGAGATTCAACCTATGTGCAACTCAGAGCAAGATTTCTGTACCAAGTTCTTTGGCTATGGTTTGGATACAGAAGGCATGGTGAGTGGATTGTGTTTCCATTAAATTGTtgaatgtcaaaactttctgaAGTCTGGCAGCTGAAAAGAAATACAGGTTTCATACTTGTACAAACTTTTGGTAACATGTATCACTCCACCACTAATCAAGGACTCCTGTatactaaaaataaaatgatttcagagagtttatatatatatatatgtttttttcaaaaagtgcAAACCAAGTTACCAATCAAAcataaagcatttccatttatttgaaagcaggatagaagagcattgtacattaaatgctttgctcatgggcataggtgctgcggccggggatcgaaccccggactttctatgtatagccaggcgccttagaccactcggccacggcacctcctttatattttttgaatatCTGAATTGCATCTCATTCCCTGTCTTTGTAACTCTACAGTTGAAGGCACCTTTATGAATTATAAATCttgtttttattgattaaaTGTAATTGATGTACATCAGGGAATCATTTCGCTTGCCAAGTTTGCTTACCATTGTTGGTCGTAAGAGAAATGCTCTCAACCGAGatctatgtaaaaaaaaaatctgattcaCAAAAGAACTTTTGTAAAGCAGTCTTTAAAATATGTTGAGCAAACTGCGTTGCGATACCAAAAGTTATTTTCTGtacatgaatataataaattAGTATGTGTTATTTTGGATATTctatctaatttgcataaagtTATTTCTTTCCCACACACTCTATCTCTCTGTCATTTTCTGTTGTGTATTCTTTGTTTATCTTTAACATTCAGGATGCTGAATACTTCCCCATGGCTGACCAGGTGGATGGAGGTACATTTAGCAGATACAAGAAACAAGACAACCATGAGTAAGAAATATCCATGATATCCATACCTACCTTTCTaactctttctttttatctccAGGCAAGCAATTTGGAACACCTTTTGCACGTCATATTCCTGCAGGAGATTCAGAAGACCTACGTTAATACCATGTACACAATGTTGCTCGACTCACTGTTCCTTTACAAAGTTACTCTGTGTGAAACACTGTTCTCTTGGTcagtgttttattttgaaagttttgcttTATTCATGGTCAGGACATTGTATGCGGATGTCTTTATTTGTTGGTTCTGGTTACCTGCATGCATAAACagactgcagaagggtacagACCTGTATATTGGTGCAGAAGTCTCGATTCAACCGCTGTTGAGTGTAACCCATTCTCTACCATGAAAATAAGCTGTAGTTTTGGAGTTTTTATAACTTGTATAAACTGTCTGTTGTGATTCCAGGTTATGATAATTTTTCAGATAGATGGCTTATTGTTATTTGCAACAATGTGAGTCCCTCTTACTCACTTTAATAGGACAtattgaacatattttatggTGTAGCCCAATACTTTGTGGTATAGATTCCTAGGCATTACACTCAGGGTTCCCACattcatggaaaatcctgggaaaatttgtggtcatggaaagtcagggaaaagtcaggtttggaaaatttgtaaattacctcttggctatggcagctttccagtaTGTCATGTCTCGCAACTCTCATACTCTGTGATCATACTctattataattggtgttcatgatttccttttttcccagttttgtgacatcccaaatgCTACATAACTCCCGGGACGTCACGGGAAGTCATTGAAacgcagcaatttagtcatagAAAAGtaatggaattctgttttcaaatttctgtgggaaccatGTACACTGGAAAAAGTAGTAAAATAATCAACTCCCATgttttaatgtcttttggtctgacgcggccggggtttgacgaacgctctaccaactgagccaacacgcTGCATCATTGCTGATCAAACAATgctttaaataaatcatttccCGAATAAGTGAAGGGTAAAAGAAACTGATGATTGCTGTGATCATGGCGTTGGATTTTGCTAGATAAGCAGTATATCATAGTAATATAACACAAGGTAATAAAACACCCTCTAATCCACATAATCAGTTACCATCTTCCTCCGTTCCCTTTTTTGTCTACATGGtactttattttttgtcattttaataCCTAGCCAGTTCATTCCCTGATGTTTTCTAACCAGTATTTTTCCTCTACCTTCCCCCGCCCCTTTCCTTTCATAAGAGCCTACATGCAATTGGGTCAAAACTACCCATGATTATAATAAATGGTGGTAGTATATCACATGATGTAGAACTTCAGTATATTGCTATAATCTAAGCCCATGGAAATCTAACTTCTCTTTTAAAATCATCACTTGATCTCCTGAACCTTTCATTGTCTTATAATATCATTCATTTGTGTATTATGATTTTCTGATGTCATATTAATTTGaactcatttcattttaaagtaaGTGTTACATATACACATCAAAATAACAAACTCCCTCCTTATAACTGGCTTTACACTGAATTTAGTTACTTCATTTTACCCAGTTGTATAgtatatgatttcattttatttatgatttcgTCTCTCAATAGTGCTTTTGTTTGTCAAGCTCATTTGtgagattttattatttttctctagGGAAAGGAAAGGAGTTGCATTTGCATTAAATCCTGACCTCAGGTAAGATTGAACATACAGGGTGTTGTATTATTCTCTGTCGGAGTTTGAAATTtatttgttcaatattttttttttcttcaagtttaATGGAATTTAATTGTGCAGAGAGTCAATTGCTGATAAATAGATTCTTTGAGTAGATTGTTTTGGTTAAGAGTTTAAAAGTatgatgtcatcattttttttttcatttcatcactTTCTTCATGATTATGAATGCCTAATTAGCCCCCATTGAAATCACTGTTATTGGCCTGGTTTGAGTCTGTTTGGAACCCTGCAAATTTTTACTGATTTCAATGGGTTTTAGTCAGTATTCATGCAGCCACATTTTTGGGCCCCATGGATAGATTCCCCCTTCCCCCATACAGGCTTTGGATGTATTTCATCATGATCTACCAAGAAATGGTATCCAAATCTTAAATGCAAGAGAGGATTTGTGATGCCATTGCATAATACTATAGTAACAATGCAATTTAATCCAGTTATCTTTATGAACAGATTGGTTCTTGTCATATCCAATGCTCATTATATTTGCACTATTTGAGTgccaatatatataaattgatatattcaCTTTATATACATTGACATGTCACACATGTACATACTTCATGGGCTGGACACTgctttcaatcaatttttctccattatgatttcattgcttattttttgttttattttcttccatttatattcatgataatatttgattataattcTCCAATTATATGCTTGCACATTTTCATAGATATTGACTATCTTAAGATACAAACATATTTGcttgaaataaaaacacagTGCAAAAAAATAGTTTAGTCTTATAACACTTTTGCATAATAAATTTAATGCTTTATGTGTTAAAGATCACTGATTGCAGCTTTGaatataacaataacaaatttCAAAACTGTTCTAACTTTGACAAGTGTAGATACTCTATTTTACTTTATGCATTATAGTCTAATTGGTTTTAGTATTTTGGAAGTGAGCTCATGAAAGTCACAATGGAGTAAATGtattattaaataaaattacatttaGAAATCTTAACTGTACATTATGGAAATATATCAGATCACTGGAATGAAATTACTGTTTGCATGTGATGGATATATTTCAGACAATTTCAACCATTTCAGCTTTGCTTTGcttgatatatgtatatatccaCATTCCTCTTTTGGCCACACACTTCTTTCAAAGATCAGCATTTTGATATatccatttttcttttccatcatttatttctccctctctgattttaaattgaaaattgatgTATTTAATATGCACAGTGCAGTATGCTTGTATGAGTATGCTGTGGAAGAACTTGTTTTTTATAGTCGTTTCAAGTCCtatattttatttgcattttcgTGAAACCAAACTTTCAAAAGTGATGTTGATGGAAAGATGACTACGCATGGAATGAGGTAACATTTTAGCAGTAGCTTAAGAACTATTCTATTTGCTGTATATTAGTGTGCTTCACCTACTTGCCTCTTAAGATCCCTGTGTGCTTTCTCTCAATATTAACTTGTTCACTACTAGATTATGTAGAGCCCTTGTAGACTAGTAAGTAGCACATCTTAACTATTTGAACTGATTAACTTTTTGCCCTATCACTGTTCTTCATGGACCAACAGCGGAGAATTTCTTTCCTACTTTGTAATTTTCTCTCCACTTAAGAATTAAAGTTTAAATCAAGCTATTTTTTTGTGTAATCAAAGAGGGATAAAGCAAGTTGTATTTCTGTGAGTAGTTTAGAAAGCATAATGATAGATTCTAGTTTAGCAGTAGAATGGCACTGGGGTAGAATTTCTTTTCTTAGTAAAGTGGGTCGcttcaaagttgaaaaaaaatgctttaaaacACATGCTCTGCCTAAAACAGGTGAAGAAAGTAAGTTTTGAACAATGGCGTAGTTTCCCTAATTGACACGGCCCAAGTTTGATGTACATTTTATTCCATGatgaaaaatagtgaaaagGGGGCAGACTCTCCTGCTCACTAGGAGAAAATAGAGGCTTTGAAATATCAAGTTGAAAATTTCCTAGAGAGATCGAGAGATCTAAATGCTCAAATCCCAAAGAAATGCTAAATATTGGGTTAAAATACTCTGGTGATTTGCCATGTGCAGGCCTGCCAACTACtcctttttaaaagaattactCCTTTTGGGGGGAaaatttttattatacattatatCATATAGGGAAAGAAAACTCCTTTTTGTTCACTCCAGATATTATGTACAGTCATCTTTGGGAAATATGCTGTGACTCctatttttcaaatgaattaatCCTATTGTGTATATTTACAGGTTGGTAGGCTTGCATTTGGCCTAATGTTGCCATTGTGATACCATCTATCATAATTGTTAGAAATCACAATTGATTATTGCTCTTATTCAATCCCCTCTCTTTCAATCTACAGTTATTATGCATGCTCATTCTTGTATGAGAATCACTGTGTTCCTTTCACATATGGTGGTGGttgggatatacatgtagctagcaTCCTGCGGTCTTCATTCTCTGTTTACACTTGTCATCTGCAATAGTGTCACCTTGTTGATATACGTAGTGAGGCTCCCttaacataaagcttagtgattgatcATTGGGATGATTTATACGATTGATtgtattgattattgtgtatgaacAGTTATAGAATTTCAGTCCATGATCAATTGTTAAGTTTTATGTTACTGGGCCCTTATCACTGTGACACTTTCTTCATCATGTTATCTATCAAGGTCTCATTGTCTTCTGTTATCAATTGCTTTAT carries:
- the LOC121413044 gene encoding exocyst complex component 1-like isoform X2, with protein sequence MTAIRHTLQRDVFLPNDERLIGVVHVSKAGKKKKVSFLCATVTTDQPAQVFLHKVKKTDKDAFKKRQSWPLAELKICDGKDSKTDVPDFDLHFEKVYRWIASNVAEKNAFISSLWKLSQRYLKQLKKPDFINVKPALLEEYLSLEQAKVAQSEDELSNEDYQALSGREETDLERMMAECEFAIGNAEAFIERLANDLSVLDGANIHSIIESQQEVARLMFLLDDSLREVNKVESSLDEYDKMLEGVRVHMEIMEQKDSMIQIQSQNHGQLLTAVETIMQKLDMPHQQQLALLDRDLGSPKGIMDCTAAAQVLQEKMDAELLPGLGKMRAVVEQRELLTNLQEKFAQRLAIHLNNIFIQQGADMSEMMLTLGNRLTLPKHFTFHRDLIPYAELMQWLRKADRTSFQQLGKIYTDNLKKVYERELKDFFERARQAVMMKGKTTDIKKFGLKGDKGSATPEPSRSGTRTKASTPSLQEFSANLKAAETDLNEKQKFDMVFTQLLNEIQPMCNSEQDFCTKFFGYGLDTEGMDAEYFPMADQVDGGTFSRYKKQDNHEERKGVAFALNPDLRKVMGELFQCLEPEFKSFVTFSERMDNFNSVYMLVRISPHVMSSETQAKSASYFSIIMANCLVEVKRNFDKYMDHLIRSVEETRISKKSKCGILPFVKEFETFACQAESVFKGSDLRGNLDKAYSKLVLAQFRNIHRVALEHQKTPSDVIIFENFHHLHDVLSRLKITCLESERKEAKQQYQDHLQSYVRDSLGRPMEKLNHFFEGIQVLVSQGVKEEEVGYQIQFSKQELRKIIKEYPQKEVKKNLESLIKKVEKTLCEEENLVQVVWRMMQEDFLRQYKHIETMIGRCYPGSKISLEFTIQDVLQFFTDIAQSH
- the LOC121413044 gene encoding exocyst complex component 1-like isoform X1; this translates as MTAIRHTLQRDVFLPNDERLIGVVHVSKAGKKKKVSFLCATVTTDQPAQVFLHKVKKTDKDAFKKRQSWPLAELKICDGKDSKTDVPDFDLHFEKVYRWIASNVAEKNAFISSLWKLSQRYLKQLKKPDFINVKPALLEEYLSLEQAKVAQSEDELSNEDYQALSGREETDLERMMAECEFAIGNAEAFIERLANDLSVLDGANIHSIIESQQEVARLMFLLDDSLREVNKVESSLDEYDKMLEGVRVHMEIMEQKDSMIQIQSQNHGQLLTAVETIMQKLDMPHQQQLALLDRDLGSPKGIMDCTAAAQVLQEKMDAELLPGLGKMRAVVEQRELLTNLQEKFAQRLAIHLNNIFIQQGADMSEMMLTLGNRLTLPKHFTFHRDLIPYAELMQWLRKADRTSFQQLGKIYTDNLKKVYERELKDFFERARQAVMMKGKTTDIKKFGLKGDKGSATPEPSRSGTRTKASTPSLQEFSANLKAAETDLNEKQKFDMVFTQLLNEIQPMCNSEQDFCTKFFGYGLDTEGMDAEYFPMADQVDGGTFSRYKKQDNHEERKGVAFALNPDLSDVDGKMTTHGMRKVMGELFQCLEPEFKSFVTFSERMDNFNSVYMLVRISPHVMSSETQAKSASYFSIIMANCLVEVKRNFDKYMDHLIRSVEETRISKKSKCGILPFVKEFETFACQAESVFKGSDLRGNLDKAYSKLVLAQFRNIHRVALEHQKTPSDVIIFENFHHLHDVLSRLKITCLESERKEAKQQYQDHLQSYVRDSLGRPMEKLNHFFEGIQVLVSQGVKEEEVGYQIQFSKQELRKIIKEYPQKEVKKNLESLIKKVEKTLCEEENLVQVVWRMMQEDFLRQYKHIETMIGRCYPGSKISLEFTIQDVLQFFTDIAQSH